The following coding sequences lie in one Leishmania donovani BPK282A1 complete genome, chromosome 11 genomic window:
- a CDS encoding 40S ribosomal protein S15A, putative, with protein sequence MTMMSVLANALRTIASAERRGKRQVLIRPSSKVVVKFLQVMQKHGYIGEFEIIDDHRAGKIVVNLNGRLNKCGAICPRFDCATTDYEKWMKNILPSRQFGFVVLTTSLGIMDHEEARSRNTGGKVLGFFY encoded by the coding sequence ATGACGATGATGAGCGTTCTCGCGAACGCGCTTCGCACCATTGCGAGCGCGGAGCGCCGTGGCAAGCGCCAGGTGCTCATCCGCCCCTCCTccaaggtggtggtgaagtTCCTGCAGGTGATGCAGAAGCACGGCTACATTGGCGAGTTCGAGATCATCGATGACCATCGCGCTGGCAAGATCGTCGTGAACCTGAACGGCCGCCTGAACAAGTGCGGTGCCATCTGCCCGCGCTTCgactgcgccaccaccgactACGAGAAGTGGATGAAGAACATCCTGCCCTCCCGTCAGTTCGGCTTCGTGGTGCTGACGACCTCGCTCGGCATCATGGACCACGAGGAGGCCCGCTCCCGCAATACCGGTGGTAAGGTGCTCGGCTTCTTCTACTAA
- a CDS encoding S-phase kinase-associated protein, putative, which produces MPVEISNSDDVDFSQYCVLQSNDHPPVEFKVSRESAKMSGLLRDMLEDQEGNEAIIPIPNVSGQTLRLVLEYMEYHCGNPAQPIEKPLKTTIESLVCEWDSNFLFNQLLKNHDEKQHEVLIDVIMAANFLNVRDLLDLTCACVASMIRGKTAEQIRELFNIENDFTPEEEEKIREENRWCEES; this is translated from the coding sequence ATGCCGGTGGAAATCTCAAACAGCGACGATGTGGACTTCTCGCAGTACTGCGTGCTGCAGAGCAATGACCATCCACCTGTAGAGTTCAAGGTGTCGCGCGAGTCGGCCAAGATGTCGGGGCTGCTCAGGGACATGCTGGAAGACCAGGAGGGCAACGAGGCGATCATCCCCATTCCGAACGTGTCAGGGCAGACGCTCCGGCTCGTGCTAGAGTACATGGAGTATCACTGCGGCAACCCAGCGCAGCCCATCGAGAAGCCGCTGAAGACGACGATTGAGTCACTCGTGTGCGAGTGGGACAGCAACTTCCTCTTCAATCAGCTCCTCAAGAACCACGACGAGAAGCAGCACGAGGTGCTCATCGACGTCATCATGGCAGCGAACTTTTTGAACGTGCGCGACTTGCTCGATTTGACGTGCGCCTGCGTTGCAAGCATGATCCGTGGCAAGACGGCGGAGCAGATTCGCGAGCTGTTCAACATCGAGAACGACTTCACAcctgaggaggaggagaagatTCGCGAGGAGAACCGCTGGTGCGAGGAGTCGTAG